From the genome of Gammaproteobacteria bacterium, one region includes:
- a CDS encoding DNA polymerase Y family protein has translation MAAFPLTNRRARQASLPSLLSPDTQPACPQHPERAVHARQLWLCAWFPALPLEAAGHREATPFAIVEDHGARRHVHIACAAARAAGVVTGMGLAQAYALCPHLKTQTRDTTAEARRLEMLAAWANQFTPTVSLQPPRALLLEISGSLRLFGNLENLKARLHEGLAALGAHVHVAVTPTPLASLLLASVGQTAEVLDQAGLHAELRRLPINALPLQPDAIRYLRHTGVRNFHDLWRLPRKSVARRLGPTLLDFMDRALGLRPDPQRGFHSPPRFTTGLELPWETDDADALLEAARQLLARLIEFLRAHDAGVNRLQLDLHHAKSPPSRLRIGTRHATRDAAHLLKLTEEHLHRFRLPAPVLKLRLAAASLQPFIARNKSLFAKCGLQNSSYPLHSTGSGQAFAKGGRQREPGFATCPKQGSSDTLLVPPSSKNPPNLPFSKNPALLPPFSKGGWGGFNNESNLDWRQLLEQLQARLGREAVRGLEVCADHRPERAWRCIEPDGQRSEATANRPRPLWLLPAPQQLNTRQGHPWRRGPVSIQRGPERIENGWWDGHDVRRDYYIAIDTDGSRLWIYRELRKTRTWFLHGFFA, from the coding sequence ATGGCCGCATTTCCCTTAACGAATCGGCGCGCGCGGCAGGCATCGCTGCCGTCGCTGTTATCACCGGACACACAGCCTGCGTGCCCGCAGCACCCCGAGCGTGCAGTTCATGCCCGGCAACTGTGGCTTTGCGCCTGGTTTCCGGCCTTGCCCCTGGAAGCAGCCGGGCACCGCGAGGCGACACCTTTCGCGATCGTCGAGGACCATGGCGCGCGCCGTCATGTTCACATCGCCTGCGCGGCGGCACGTGCGGCCGGCGTCGTGACGGGCATGGGGCTCGCGCAGGCGTATGCGCTATGTCCACATTTGAAAACGCAAACCAGGGACACGACCGCGGAGGCGCGCAGGCTGGAAATGCTGGCGGCATGGGCGAACCAGTTCACTCCTACGGTCAGCCTGCAACCGCCGCGGGCTTTACTGCTGGAGATCAGCGGCAGTCTGCGGCTCTTCGGGAATCTGGAAAACCTGAAGGCAAGACTGCACGAGGGTCTGGCGGCGCTGGGCGCGCACGTGCATGTCGCCGTAACGCCCACGCCGCTGGCCAGCCTGTTGCTGGCAAGCGTCGGCCAGACTGCCGAGGTTCTCGACCAGGCGGGCTTGCATGCTGAACTACGGCGCTTGCCGATCAACGCGCTGCCACTGCAACCGGATGCAATCCGTTATCTGCGCCATACCGGCGTGCGCAACTTCCATGATTTGTGGCGGCTGCCCAGAAAAAGCGTGGCGCGTCGCCTCGGGCCCACGTTGCTCGATTTCATGGATCGCGCGCTGGGGTTGCGGCCCGATCCACAGCGCGGCTTCCATTCCCCGCCTCGCTTCACAACCGGGCTGGAGTTGCCATGGGAAACCGATGATGCCGACGCTCTGCTGGAGGCGGCGCGCCAATTGCTCGCAAGACTCATCGAATTTCTGCGCGCGCACGATGCCGGCGTCAACCGGCTGCAACTCGACCTGCATCATGCGAAATCTCCGCCAAGCCGGCTGCGCATCGGCACCCGTCACGCCACGCGCGATGCGGCGCATCTGCTGAAACTAACGGAAGAACATCTGCACCGTTTCAGACTGCCGGCGCCCGTGCTCAAGCTCCGGCTGGCGGCCGCATCGCTACAGCCATTCATCGCGCGTAATAAATCTTTATTTGCGAAATGCGGGTTACAAAATTCCTCCTATCCCCTCCATTCGACAGGCTCAGGACAGGCCTTTGCAAAGGGGGGAAGGCAACGGGAGCCAGGTTTTGCAACGTGTCCCAAGCAAGGGTCATCCGATACTCTCCTGGTCCCTCCTTCTTCAAAGAATCCTCCCAACCTCCCCTTTTCAAAAAATCCCGCCTTGCTCCCCCCTTTTTCAAAGGGGGGTTGGGGGGGATTTAACAACGAATCAAACCTCGACTGGCGGCAGTTGCTGGAACAGCTACAAGCCCGCCTGGGCCGGGAGGCCGTTCGAGGTCTGGAGGTCTGTGCGGATCATCGGCCGGAGCGGGCGTGGCGTTGTATCGAGCCCGACGGCCAGCGCAGCGAGGCCACTGCTAACAGGCCGCGCCCGCTATGGCTGTTGCCCGCCCCGCAACAATTGAACACACGGCAAGGCCATCCATGGCGACGCGGACCCGTGTCGATACAGCGCGGTCCGGAACGTATCGAGAACGGTTGGTGGGACGGCCACGATGTGCGCCGCGACTATTACATCGCCATCGACACGGATGGCAGTCGGTTGTGGATTTATCGCGAACTGCGCAAGACACGCACGTGGTTTCTGCATGGTTTCTTTGCTTAG
- a CDS encoding PHP domain-containing protein, which produces MVSYAELHCLSNFSFQRGASHPEELVARAAELGYAALAITDECSLAGVVRAHVEAKRRGLPLIVGAEFRLRDGFRLVLLATDRESYGRLSTLITHARRGARKGGYQLDRAALEAHCPHGCVALWLPDFVSRTNDGLWLARLFPRKTWIAVELFLSGNDRERLQQLRALNQACKLPLCACGDVHMHDRKRRPLQDTLTAIRLGKPLTELGLALYPNGEHHLRSGTRLARLYPQDLLSETMNIARLCRFSLDELRYEYP; this is translated from the coding sequence ATGGTCAGCTACGCCGAGCTGCATTGTTTGAGCAACTTCAGTTTTCAGCGCGGCGCCTCGCATCCGGAAGAGCTGGTCGCGCGCGCCGCCGAGCTGGGTTATGCGGCGCTGGCGATCACGGACGAGTGCTCGCTGGCCGGCGTGGTGCGCGCGCATGTAGAGGCAAAGCGGCGCGGTTTGCCGCTCATCGTCGGCGCGGAGTTTCGGCTGCGGGATGGTTTCAGGCTGGTGCTGCTCGCGACCGATCGCGAGAGTTACGGCCGGCTTTCGACGCTGATCACGCACGCACGTCGCGGCGCCAGAAAAGGCGGTTATCAACTCGATCGCGCGGCTCTGGAGGCGCATTGCCCACACGGCTGCGTCGCGTTATGGCTGCCGGATTTCGTATCCCGTACGAACGATGGCCTGTGGCTGGCGCGGCTTTTTCCACGCAAGACCTGGATCGCAGTCGAGCTCTTTTTGTCGGGTAATGATCGCGAGCGTCTGCAACAACTGCGGGCTTTAAACCAGGCTTGCAAGCTGCCGCTCTGCGCCTGCGGCGACGTGCACATGCACGATCGCAAACGTCGGCCATTGCAGGATACCTTGACCGCCATCCGTCTGGGCAAGCCGCTGACCGAACTCGGACTCGCGCTTTATCCCAACGGTGAGCACCATCTGCGCTCTGGTACGCGCCTGGCACGGCTCTATCCGCAAGACCTGCTAAGCGAAACGATGAATATCGCGCGGCTGTGCCGTTTTTCGCTGGACGAATTGCGTTACGAATATCCG
- the imuA gene encoding translesion DNA synthesis-associated protein ImuA, which translates to MSARLDKLPQNIPALWRGRDGDNSKAGIETGFAALDAALPGGGWPAGALTEILCEPQASGALRLLMPALARVHGDGRWQAWIAPPYLPYAPALAAVGIDLAATMLIHKPQAADALWAAEQLLRSGLCNAVLLWPNTADFRALRRLQLAAEQGDCRGWCSVAWRTPSNRHRRLCACDCTRWTTELKCKS; encoded by the coding sequence GTGAGCGCCAGACTGGACAAGCTTCCACAAAACATTCCCGCGCTTTGGCGGGGACGCGATGGCGATAATTCAAAGGCTGGCATCGAGACCGGTTTCGCCGCGCTGGACGCGGCGTTGCCGGGGGGCGGCTGGCCGGCTGGTGCGCTGACCGAGATCCTTTGCGAACCGCAGGCAAGCGGCGCGTTACGGCTTCTGATGCCGGCGCTCGCGCGGGTGCACGGCGACGGCCGCTGGCAGGCGTGGATCGCGCCACCTTATCTGCCGTACGCGCCCGCGCTGGCCGCTGTGGGCATCGATCTCGCCGCGACGATGCTCATACACAAGCCGCAGGCGGCCGATGCGTTATGGGCGGCCGAGCAACTGCTGCGTTCCGGGCTCTGCAACGCCGTTTTGCTCTGGCCGAATACGGCCGACTTTCGCGCGCTGCGCCGTCTGCAACTGGCGGCCGAGCAGGGCGACTGCCGGGGTTGGTGTTCCGTGGCTTGGCGTACGCCGTCCAACCGTCATCGGCGGCTTTGCGCCTGCGACTGCACGCGCTGGACGACGGAATTGAAGTGCAAATCCTGA